A window from Cryptomeria japonica chromosome 1, Sugi_1.0, whole genome shotgun sequence encodes these proteins:
- the LOC131856642 gene encoding uncharacterized protein LOC131856642 has translation MDWAKASQQNAAMLLLDFEKAYDRIEWKFVLMMLEAFGFPPFFCLVVQTLLKDACATVEVNGIPSPSFPLSRSIRQGCPLAPALFVIASEALFFILRDFSVSPNVRGICLPNNEELLNCQFADDTALFFILTENNFNALKGKLDLFCSASGARISHAKSICLGWDEFPPEWFASSGFLWGGPSKIVKYLGIPFSVDPSLKNMWLWNKDKILNKLNKWHNRTLSLAGRIQVCQKILSSYSIYYSSAWLFSNYQIQEIQSAIRTFLWSDGKGVKKHHSVKWSWCHVDKILGGLGLKDLRIQGIALSSKWIFHSLEGNNPWKVLVRHNIERGFPRKAKFWKNLPLGDLLLGDFPVTIQGSAVFKSIWKAWDIAKKHLSNKDSYYKDQLHGERSIWWNLIVHGKPLALSQGCSAKAWAMKGIQLFADLFESDHLLSWETIKNKFNIPDSQKKTYSMIRLAVRNIPTMCHVDSHRYLHCRWPNGVVLSKIKAKDIYAVLNQSHDIINHVNKVWYSSLDVKVWNKLFSLLWRTPIEPKINCFKWLVLLDKLPVKFCNSDSDLCSLCRLPETGRHILFDCLFAKEIWGMFGIFYPFSASILDIITGHISGIPKVANMFWNMLSSNILWQLWMCRNEEKYQGKPRALTEFSRKLTHFKIFMQVQVSMIMERKKLKRFLKAGQATFYYYELKNGYMWRRTLEDLRAFESACNKLKEEIRKSANMRMDEIALLSQVQAHKSIIWMEGPLGWTAWVDNFWDAPL, from the coding sequence ATGGATTGGGCTAAGGCTTCCCAACAGAACGCTGCTATGCTGCTTCTtgactttgagaaggcatatgatagaaTTGAATGGAAATTCGTCTTAATGATGTTGGAAGCCTTTGGATTCCCCCCTTTTTTTTGCCTTGTTGTTCAAACCCTCCTGAAGGACGCCTGTGCTACTGTTGAGGTCAATGGTATTCCCTCCCCCTCATTCCCCCTTAGTAGGTCTATCCGACAGGGGTGTCCGTTAGCCCCTGCGTTATTTGTCATTGCGTCTGAAGCTTTATTTTTTATCCTCAGAGATTTTTCTGTTTCCCCTAATGTCAGAGGTATCTGCCTTCCTAATAATGAAGAGCTCCTGAATTGTCAGTTTGCAGATGACACTGCTCTTTTCTTCATTCTTACTGAGAATAACTTCAATGCTCTTAAAGGTAAATTGGATCTCTTTTGTTCTGCTTCGGGAGCTCGTATATCCCATGCCAAGTCAATATGTCTTGGTTGGGATGAGTTTCCTCCTGAGTGGTTTGCTAGTTCTGGCTTTTTATGGGGTGGCCCTAGTAAAATTGTGAAATATCTGGGGATACCCTTTTCTGTGGACCCCTCCCTCAAAAATATGTGGCTTTGGAACAAGGACAAGATCCTCAATAAGCTTAATAAATGGCACAATAGAACTCTTTCGCTAGCCGGTAGGATCCAAGTTTGCCAAAAAATATTATCATCATACAGTATATATTACTCGTCTGCTTGGTTGTTTAGCAACTACcaaattcaagaaattcaaagtgcTATTAGAactttcctttggtctgatggcaaaGGTGTTAAGAAGCATCATTCTGTTAAATGGTCCTGGTGTCATGTTGATAAGATTCTCGGGGGACTTGGCCTAAAGGATCTCAGAATTCAGGGTATCGCTCTCTCCTCTAAATGGATATTTCACTCCCTGGAAGGTAATAACCCTTGGAAGGTTCTTGTTAGACATAATATTGAGAGAGGGTTCCCCAGGAAGGctaaattttggaaaaatctccCGTTAGGTGATCTTCTTCTTGGTGACTTTCCTGTCACTATTCAAGGTTCGGCTGTGTTTAAGTCAATTTGGAAGGCTTGGGATATTGCTAAGAAACACTTATCTAATAAGGACAGTTATTATAAGGACCAACTGCATGGTGAAAGGTCTATTTGGTGGAATCTTATTGTTCATGGGAAGCCCCTTGCTCTTTCGCAAGGATGCTCTGCCAAGGCTTGGGCTATGAAAGGGATCCAGCTGTTCGCTGATCTCTTTGAGTCTGATCACCTTCTATCCTGGGAGACTATCAAAAACAAGTTTAACATACCTGATTCTCAAAAGAAGACATACAGTATGATTCGATTGGCCGTCAGAAACATTCCTACAATGTGCCATGTCGACTCTCATAGATATCTCCATTGCAGGTGGCCGAATGGTGTGGTCTTGTCAAAAATCAAAGCCAAGGATATTTATGCTGTTCTCAATCAGTCTCATGATATCATTAATCATGTTAACAAGGTTTGGTACTCTTCTTTAGATGTTAAAGTTTGGAACAAGCTATTCTCTCTCTTATGGAGGACACCTATTGAGCCAAAAATTAATTGTTTTAAATGGCTGGTTTTACTTGATAAGCTCCCCGTTAAATTTTGCAACTCTGACTCTGATTTGTGCTCATTGTGTAGACTCCCCGAAACTGGGAGGCATATTCTATTTGACTGTCTCTTTGCCAAAGAAATATGGGGCATGTTTGGAATTTTCTATCCGTTTTCTGCTAGTATTCTTGATATTATCACTGGTCATATTTCTGGTATTCCTAAAGTTGCTAATATGTTCTGGAACAtgctttcttctaatattttgtggCAGCTTTGGATGTGTAGGAATGAGGAGAAATACCAAGGTAAGCCAAGGGCTCTTACGGAGTTTTCCAGGAAACTCACACACTTTAAAATTTTCATGCAGGTTCAGGTTTCTATGATTATGGAGAGGAAGAAGTTGAAAAGGTTTCTCAAGGCGGGACAGGCTACGTTCTATTACTATGAGCTAAAGAATGGTTATATGTGGCGAAGAACCCTTGAAGACTTACGGGCTTTTGAAAGTGCGTGCAATAAACTCAAGGAAGAAATCAGAAAGAGTGCTAATATGAGGATGGATGAGATTGCTTTACTCTCCCAGGTGCAAGCTCACAAAAGTATAATCTGGATGGAAGGCCCTCTCGGTTGGACTGCCTGGGTGGACAATTTCTGGGATGCTCCTCTTTAA